GGACAAGTCGGGTGACGGCGACTACGAGTTCGAGCTCACCTGGTCGCGCGAGGAGACGAAAGATAGAGACGCCTACTCTTCGGTATTCCGCTGGCGGGGGCGCGTCGACATCGCTTGCGACATCGAAGTGCGTGGAAGCCATCACCAGGTGAAGGACCAGGGTGGGGCGGGCACTCACGAGAAGAGCGCGAGCTTCACCGCTCCCCTTCCGGCATCCGACACGCCCGTGTCGGTCGACAAGCTCGATGGTCGAGGAAGTGTGGAGCTCGTGCAGACACCGAGCCCGGCGAACGGCTTCACCGCCGTCGTCCGCATCGAGGATCCGAAGGGTGGCGCCGACGACTACGACTTCGAGCTTCGCTGGCCGCGCGAATAAACCGGCTTTTCCTACGTTCGACCAAGATGAGATGGCTCTCTCTACTACGATGCCTACCTGTTTTGCGAGCGAAGCTATTTTGCCGCGGCAAGATCCATGACGATGTCCCAGTGGAAGCGGACGAAGCGGTAGAGCTCGCTTTCGAGGATTCGCTCCTGGTCGCTGTGCGCGCCAAAGCCCTTGGGCCCGTCCTCGACGTCGATCGCCGGGCCCACGCCGTAGCACTGCATACCTTTCGCCCGTAGATAGGCCATGTCGGTCGCCCCGGTGCTCATCGAGGGAAGCGTGATGGCGTCGTAATGTTTCGTGACGGCGGCCTCGATCGCCACGAATGCGTCCGAGTCGAGACGCGGCTCCTGCCCCTTCGGCCTCGTGTCGCGCTGTCCCAGACTCACCTCGACCGCCGGATCGTCGACCACCTTGCGAATCTCCTCGAGAAATGCCTGGATATCCTCGTCGGGCAGCGCCCGCGTGTCCACGGTGGCTCTCGCCTCCGACGGAATGACGTTGATGCGGTAACCGGCGTCGATGATGTTGGGCGAGGTCGAGGTGCGGAGCATGGAGGCATGGTGCGGCTCGTGCTCGAGGAAATACTCGTCGGCCTCCCGGGCCGTTTCGGGATCGAGGACGGCACGGTAGCGCGCGGCCTCTTCCGGAGGGGAAATGGATGCCAGCCGCTCGAAGTACATGCTCGTCGTCTCGTTGAGCCGCACGGGAGATCGCCAGTCGGCGATGGCGGCCACGGCCTTGGCGAGGTGTGCGACGGAGTTGGTCTTGAGGGGAACAGACCCATGGCCGGCGACACCCCGTGCGGTCAGCTCGACGGCATACGGAATCTTCTCGAGCGTCTGCACCGCGGCATAACGCACCTCGCCCCCGACCCGCATCACGCGACCGCCCTCGGCGTAGCAGAACTCGGCGTCGATCGCGTCGAAGTGCTCGTTCACCATGAACTGGATCCCGACGCGGGTCGAGCCTTCCTCGCCTGCCTCCGCGAGAAAAATGACGTCGCGATCGAGCCGGACGCCGAGCCGCTTCAGCTCGAGCATCACCATCAGGGCCGCGACGAGGTTGTCCTTGTCGTCCACCGTGCC
This portion of the Vicinamibacteria bacterium genome encodes:
- a CDS encoding M20/M25/M40 family metallo-hydrolase, with amino-acid sequence GTVDDKDNLVAALMVMLELKRLGVRLDRDVIFLAEAGEEGSTRVGIQFMVNEHFDAIDAEFCYAEGGRVMRVGGEVRYAAVQTLEKIPYAVELTARGVAGHGSVPLKTNSVAHLAKAVAAIADWRSPVRLNETTSMYFERLASISPPEEAARYRAVLDPETAREADEYFLEHEPHHASMLRTSTSPNIIDAGYRINVIPSEARATVDTRALPDEDIQAFLEEIRKVVDDPAVEVSLGQRDTRPKGQEPRLDSDAFVAIEAAVTKHYDAITLPSMSTGATDMAYLRAKGMQCYGVGPAIDVEDGPKGFGAHSDQERILESELYRFVRFHWDIVMDLAAAK